Proteins encoded by one window of Candidatus Hydrogenedentota bacterium:
- a CDS encoding PDZ domain-containing protein, whose protein sequence is MRSSALILTCMLWLAAAAAAQDFDAEMLRRAYADLKPAMGLLTYASEITNPATGEISRRDGNGLALIVSPDGLALCHGHMKLENSTPFNINVTLGEGLDERRYSAEFVGKPDDLNVVFIQLQSDTPLNLPHVEFAPASSLKLADPITIFGLLGDSLDFTPSLQNARIGAVLDKPRTTYCLDGSVRFGFVSGPVLDTRGRVVGIVGFDLAPAEGGDLYIRSGHPLVYQVELFSKYLKNPPRGNGEASSEGGAWLGVFTQPLTDDFARYWNLEPTGGLIVSTVVPGSPAQASGLQEGDVIVNFDGTPIRARQDRDVMGFTKLVRDTGAGNEAKLRVLRKGEALDLAVKLGELPRSAQQAEEYEDNALGLTVRELTQDIRLRLNLSEEVQGVIVRRVKSGSPAQLGKMQAGVIVLAIGDFPTRNLDEFKSAIARVAETKPAEIAIFARLGSETGFFRLEPVWE, encoded by the coding sequence ATGCGGAGTAGTGCGCTGATTCTCACGTGCATGCTGTGGCTGGCCGCCGCCGCCGCCGCGCAGGACTTCGACGCCGAGATGCTCCGCCGCGCCTATGCGGATCTCAAGCCGGCGATGGGCCTCCTCACTTACGCCAGCGAGATCACCAACCCCGCGACCGGCGAGATCAGCCGCCGAGACGGCAATGGCCTGGCCCTGATTGTATCCCCGGATGGGCTGGCCCTCTGCCACGGGCATATGAAGCTCGAGAACAGCACCCCTTTCAACATCAATGTCACGCTTGGCGAGGGCCTCGATGAGAGGCGCTATTCCGCGGAATTTGTCGGCAAGCCCGACGACCTCAACGTGGTCTTTATCCAGCTCCAGTCCGACACCCCTCTGAATCTGCCGCACGTCGAGTTCGCGCCGGCCTCCAGCCTCAAGCTCGCCGACCCGATCACCATATTCGGGCTCCTTGGCGATTCCCTGGACTTTACGCCGAGCCTGCAGAACGCCCGGATCGGGGCTGTTCTCGACAAGCCCCGCACCACCTACTGCCTTGACGGTTCGGTGCGCTTCGGATTCGTCTCCGGGCCCGTGCTCGACACGCGCGGGCGCGTCGTGGGGATTGTTGGCTTTGACCTGGCTCCGGCGGAGGGCGGCGACCTCTACATTCGCAGCGGGCACCCGCTCGTATACCAGGTCGAGCTTTTCAGCAAGTACCTGAAGAATCCGCCCCGGGGCAACGGCGAGGCCTCAAGCGAGGGCGGCGCCTGGCTCGGCGTGTTCACCCAGCCGCTGACCGATGACTTCGCGCGCTACTGGAACCTCGAGCCCACCGGCGGCCTCATCGTGAGCACGGTGGTGCCCGGTTCGCCGGCCCAGGCGAGCGGGCTGCAGGAAGGCGATGTCATCGTCAATTTCGACGGCACGCCGATCCGGGCCAGGCAGGACCGCGACGTGATGGGTTTCACCAAGCTTGTACGGGACACGGGCGCCGGGAACGAGGCGAAGCTTCGGGTCCTGCGGAAGGGCGAAGCGCTTGATCTGGCCGTCAAGCTCGGCGAGCTTCCGCGCTCGGCGCAGCAGGCCGAGGAATATGAAGACAACGCGCTCGGGCTCACCGTTCGCGAGCTTACGCAGGACATCCGCCTTCGCCTGAACCTGTCGGAGGAGGTCCAGGGCGTAATCGTTCGCCGCGTGAAGTCTGGCAGCCCCGCGCAGCTCGGAAAAATGCAGGCGGGCGTGATCGTCCTGGCGATTGGAGACTTCCCGACCCGAAACCTCGACGAGTTCAAGTCCGCGATTGCGCGTGTTGCCGAAACGAAGCCCGCCGAGATCGCAATATTTGCGCGGCTCGGCTCCGAAACAGGGTTCTTCCGCCTGGAACCCGTGTGGGAA